A single genomic interval of Rhizobium leguminosarum bv. trifolii WSM1325 harbors:
- a CDS encoding deoxyxylulose-5-phosphate synthase (TIGRFAM: deoxyxylulose-5-phosphate synthase~PFAM: Transketolase central region; Transketolase domain protein~KEGG: rec:RHECIAT_CH0001005 1-deoxy-D-xylulose-5-phosphate synthase protein), whose amino-acid sequence MTQLPKTPLLDQVIYPADLRKLEDRDLPQLAREVRDEMIDAVSRTGGHLGAGLGVVELTIAIHSVFDTPDDRLIFDVGHQCYPHKILTGRRDRIRTLRQEDGLSGFTRRAESEYDPFGAAHSSTSISAGLGMAIAADLDKSDRRVIAVIGDGAMSAGMAYEALNNAGALDARLIVILNDNDMSIAPPTGAMSAYLARLASGRTYMGFRDFGKKLTAYLGKNIDRAITRAVEHARGYVTGGTMFEEMGFYHIGPIDGHSFDHLLPVLRNVRDNGRGPVLIHVVTQKGKGYPPAEAAADKYHGVNKFDVITGAQARVKPNAPSYTSVFAEALVQEAALDDKIVGITAAMPNGTGLDKLAEAYPSRCFDVGIAEQHAVTFAAGLAAEGYKPFAALYSTFLQRAYDQVVHDVAIQGLPVRFPIDRAGFVGADGPTHAGSFDTAFLTTLPGFVVMAAADEAELKHMVRTAVAYDAGPISFRYPRGEGVGVDMPVRGEILQIGKGRIVKEGTKVALLSFGTRLADCLLAAEDLDAAGLSTTVADARFAKPLDHDLIRQLARHHEIVITVEEGSIGGFGSHVMHFLATEGLLDNGLKLRSLVMPDIWMEQAKPEAMNAHAGLDRAGIVSTVFKALGRGVAVGVAG is encoded by the coding sequence GTGACACAACTGCCGAAGACCCCCCTGCTCGACCAGGTCATCTATCCCGCCGACCTGCGCAAGCTCGAGGATCGCGACCTACCGCAGCTTGCCCGCGAAGTCCGGGACGAAATGATCGATGCGGTGTCGCGCACCGGCGGCCATCTGGGCGCCGGTCTCGGCGTCGTCGAATTGACGATCGCCATCCACAGCGTCTTCGACACGCCTGATGATCGGCTGATCTTCGATGTCGGCCATCAATGTTATCCGCACAAGATTCTCACCGGCCGGCGTGACCGCATCCGGACGCTGCGCCAGGAAGACGGGCTGTCCGGCTTCACCCGCCGGGCGGAAAGCGAATATGATCCCTTCGGCGCGGCGCATTCCTCGACCTCGATCTCGGCCGGCCTCGGCATGGCGATTGCCGCCGACCTCGACAAATCAGACCGCCGCGTCATCGCCGTCATCGGCGACGGGGCGATGTCGGCCGGCATGGCCTATGAGGCGCTGAACAATGCCGGCGCACTCGATGCGCGCCTGATCGTCATCCTCAACGACAACGACATGTCGATCGCACCGCCGACGGGCGCGATGAGCGCCTATCTCGCGCGCCTTGCCTCGGGACGCACCTATATGGGCTTCCGTGACTTCGGCAAGAAGCTGACGGCCTATCTCGGCAAGAATATCGACCGGGCGATCACCCGCGCCGTCGAGCATGCGCGCGGCTACGTCACCGGCGGCACGATGTTCGAGGAGATGGGCTTCTATCATATCGGGCCGATCGACGGGCATTCCTTCGACCACCTGCTGCCCGTGTTGCGCAATGTGCGCGACAATGGGCGCGGGCCGGTGCTGATCCATGTCGTCACCCAGAAGGGCAAGGGCTATCCGCCGGCGGAAGCCGCGGCCGATAAATATCACGGCGTCAACAAGTTCGACGTCATCACCGGCGCCCAGGCAAGGGTGAAGCCGAATGCGCCGAGCTATACCAGCGTCTTTGCCGAAGCGCTGGTGCAGGAAGCCGCCCTCGACGACAAGATCGTCGGCATCACCGCCGCCATGCCAAACGGCACCGGCCTCGACAAGCTCGCCGAGGCCTATCCGTCACGCTGTTTCGACGTCGGCATTGCCGAACAGCATGCCGTGACCTTCGCCGCCGGCCTGGCAGCGGAAGGCTACAAGCCGTTCGCCGCCCTCTATTCCACCTTCCTGCAGCGCGCCTACGACCAGGTCGTGCACGACGTGGCGATCCAGGGACTGCCGGTGCGTTTCCCGATCGACCGTGCCGGCTTCGTCGGCGCCGACGGGCCGACCCATGCCGGCTCCTTCGACACCGCTTTCCTCACCACCCTGCCCGGCTTCGTGGTGATGGCGGCGGCCGACGAGGCCGAACTCAAGCATATGGTGCGCACGGCTGTCGCCTATGATGCCGGGCCGATCTCGTTCCGCTATCCCCGCGGCGAAGGCGTCGGCGTCGACATGCCGGTGCGCGGCGAAATCCTGCAGATCGGCAAGGGCCGCATCGTCAAGGAAGGCACCAAGGTGGCGCTGCTCTCCTTCGGCACACGTCTTGCCGATTGTCTGCTCGCCGCCGAGGATCTCGATGCCGCCGGGCTGTCGACGACGGTCGCCGATGCGCGCTTCGCCAAGCCGCTCGACCACGACCTGATCCGCCAGCTTGCCCGCCACCATGAGATCGTGATCACCGTCGAGGAAGGCTCGATCGGCGGCTTCGGCAGCCACGTGATGCACTTCCTCGCCACCGAAGGCCTGCTCGACAACGGGTTGAAGCTGCGCTCGCTCGTGATGCCCGATATCTGGATGGAACAGGCCAAGCCCGAAGCCATGAACGCCCACGCGGGGCTGGATCGCGCCGGCATCGTTTCGACGGTGTTCAAGGCGCTGGGGCGTGGGGTTGCGGTTGGGGTTGCTGGATAA
- a CDS encoding Pirin domain protein (PFAM: Pirin domain protein~KEGG: ret:RHE_CH00914 hypothetical protein), with translation MSFFPGKDPLPGDAFACDAIENLIIPRTSDIGGFQVRRALPSRQRRLVGPFIFFDRMGPAILKPDEALDVKPHPHIGLSTVTYLFDGEIRHRDSLGTEKVIRPGDINLMTAGRGIVHSERTPDNLRGHPLLMSGLQTWLALPDDKEEIDPAFAHTEKSAMPLIETSGVRGRVVIGSFEGMTSPVGVFSDTLYVDLDLQAGAKFPFGAAHEERAVYVLSGEVVISGDRFAADQLLVFRPGDAITLEAGRDGCHLMLFGGAALNSKRYIWWNFVSSSKERIEQAKEEWRTGRFDIVPGDEEEFVPLPEG, from the coding sequence ATGTCCTTCTTTCCCGGTAAAGACCCCCTGCCCGGCGATGCCTTCGCCTGCGATGCGATCGAGAACCTGATCATCCCGCGCACCAGCGATATCGGCGGTTTCCAGGTACGCCGCGCGCTGCCGAGCCGGCAGCGGCGGCTCGTCGGGCCGTTCATCTTCTTCGACCGGATGGGCCCGGCGATCCTGAAGCCGGACGAGGCGCTCGACGTCAAGCCGCATCCGCATATCGGGCTGTCGACGGTCACCTATCTGTTCGACGGCGAGATCCGCCATCGCGACAGCCTCGGCACCGAAAAGGTCATCCGTCCCGGCGATATCAACCTGATGACGGCCGGCCGCGGCATCGTGCATTCCGAGCGCACGCCCGACAATCTGCGTGGCCATCCGCTGCTGATGTCGGGGCTGCAGACCTGGCTGGCGCTGCCCGATGACAAGGAGGAGATCGATCCCGCCTTCGCCCATACGGAAAAATCCGCCATGCCGCTGATCGAGACGAGCGGCGTGCGCGGGCGTGTGGTCATCGGTTCGTTTGAAGGCATGACATCGCCGGTCGGCGTTTTCTCCGACACGCTCTATGTCGATCTCGACCTGCAGGCCGGCGCCAAATTTCCCTTCGGCGCTGCGCATGAAGAGCGCGCCGTCTATGTGCTGTCGGGCGAGGTCGTCATATCAGGCGACCGCTTCGCCGCCGACCAGCTGCTGGTCTTCCGGCCGGGCGATGCGATCACGCTGGAGGCCGGCCGCGATGGCTGCCACCTGATGCTCTTCGGAGGGGCGGCGCTCAATTCGAAACGTTATATCTGGTGGAATTTCGTCTCCTCCTCGAAGGAGCGGATCGAACAGGCCAAGGAGGAATGGCGCACCGGCCGCTTCGATATCGTTCCGGGTGATGAAGAGGAATTCGTGCCTTTGCCGGAAGGCTAA
- a CDS encoding short-chain dehydrogenase/reductase SDR (PFAM: short-chain dehydrogenase/reductase SDR; KR domain protein~KEGG: rec:RHECIAT_CH0001008 putative short-chain dehydrogenase protein), whose product MTDRLKGKVAIISGGATGMGGAASKLFAAEGARVAIIDRNGDAAAETVKQIRDAGGEADCWTADVSDEAAVKAAVAGVEARYGAVTVLFNHAGTIVIKPFLETTVEEWDWLHAVNVRSMFLMTKAVLPKMIASGGGSIVCTSSISAVAATPMEVLYDTTKGAVHMFARAIAVEFRDRNIRCNAVCPGFIRTPHGLREVADLQALGVDVSDAAIAAQQGRIGEPEDVARAALYLASDESSFVNGAHLFVDNGFTAI is encoded by the coding sequence ATGACGGACAGACTGAAGGGCAAGGTCGCCATTATCTCGGGCGGCGCGACCGGCATGGGCGGCGCCGCCTCGAAGCTTTTTGCGGCGGAAGGCGCGCGTGTTGCGATCATCGACCGCAATGGCGATGCAGCCGCAGAGACCGTGAAGCAGATCCGTGATGCCGGCGGCGAGGCCGATTGCTGGACGGCCGATGTCTCGGACGAAGCCGCCGTCAAGGCCGCCGTCGCTGGTGTCGAGGCCCGTTACGGCGCAGTCACCGTGCTCTTCAATCACGCCGGCACGATCGTCATCAAACCCTTCCTGGAAACCACCGTCGAGGAATGGGACTGGCTGCATGCCGTCAACGTGCGCTCGATGTTCCTGATGACCAAGGCGGTGCTTCCAAAGATGATTGCCAGCGGCGGCGGGTCGATCGTCTGCACCTCGTCGATCTCGGCGGTCGCCGCTACGCCGATGGAAGTGCTTTACGACACGACCAAGGGGGCGGTGCATATGTTTGCCCGCGCCATCGCGGTGGAATTCCGCGATCGCAACATTCGCTGCAACGCCGTCTGCCCCGGCTTCATCCGCACGCCGCATGGCCTGCGCGAGGTGGCCGACCTGCAGGCGCTCGGCGTCGACGTTTCGGATGCCGCCATTGCCGCCCAGCAGGGGCGGATCGGCGAACCGGAAGACGTGGCGCGGGCCGCGCTTTACCTCGCCAGCGACGAATCGAGCTTCGTCAATGGCGCCCATCTCTTCGTCGACAATGGTTTTACCGCGATCTGA
- a CDS encoding exodeoxyribonuclease VII, small subunit (TIGRFAM: exodeoxyribonuclease VII, small subunit~PFAM: Exonuclease VII small subunit~KEGG: rec:RHECIAT_CH0001009 exodeoxyribonuclease VII protein, small subunit), protein MTDSAKPEVSGLSFEKAVAELESIVARLERGDVALDESIEIYERGEALKKHCETLLSAAENRIEKIRLDRAGKPQGVEPLDGA, encoded by the coding sequence ATGACTGACAGCGCCAAGCCGGAGGTGTCCGGCCTTTCCTTCGAAAAGGCGGTCGCCGAACTCGAAAGCATCGTCGCCCGGCTGGAACGCGGCGATGTGGCGCTGGATGAATCGATCGAGATCTATGAGCGCGGTGAAGCGCTGAAGAAACATTGCGAAACGCTGCTTTCGGCCGCCGAAAACCGCATCGAGAAGATCCGGCTCGACCGCGCCGGCAAGCCGCAGGGCGTCGAGCCGCTGGACGGCGCCTGA
- a CDS encoding histone deacetylase superfamily (PFAM: histone deacetylase superfamily~KEGG: rec:RHECIAT_CH0001010 probable deacetylase protein): protein MSTRLYEHPIFLEHVTPAGHPERSDRIRAINVALEHPNFERLERRQAPQANEDAVLLAHPEEHLIAVMREIPEEEGEINQIEADTYASSKSLQAALTGIGGAMAAVDDVFTGRADNVFVAARPPGHHAEKMTAMGFCFFNNAAIAARHAQKTHGAERIAIVDWDVHHGNGTQDIFWDDPSVLFCSTHQMPLYPGTGAKDEKGKHNTIVNAPLSPNVGSDHFREAFKSRVLPALDDFRPDLIIISAGFDAHHRDPLAQINLTGEDFDWATGRVLELADRYAKNRVVSLLEGGYDLEGLAESAGMHILRMMKG, encoded by the coding sequence ATGAGCACCCGTCTTTATGAACACCCGATCTTCCTGGAACATGTCACGCCCGCCGGCCATCCGGAGCGATCGGACAGGATCCGCGCCATCAACGTCGCGCTGGAACATCCGAATTTCGAGCGGCTGGAGCGCCGCCAGGCGCCGCAGGCGAATGAGGATGCGGTGTTGCTTGCCCATCCCGAAGAACATCTGATCGCCGTCATGCGGGAGATCCCCGAGGAAGAGGGTGAGATCAACCAGATCGAAGCCGATACCTATGCCAGCAGCAAGAGCCTGCAGGCGGCGCTGACCGGCATTGGCGGGGCGATGGCGGCGGTCGACGACGTCTTTACCGGCCGGGCCGACAATGTCTTCGTCGCCGCTCGCCCGCCGGGGCACCATGCCGAGAAGATGACGGCGATGGGCTTCTGCTTCTTCAACAATGCGGCGATCGCCGCCCGGCATGCGCAGAAAACGCATGGCGCCGAGCGCATCGCCATCGTCGACTGGGACGTGCACCACGGCAACGGCACGCAGGATATCTTCTGGGACGATCCTTCCGTGCTGTTCTGCTCGACGCATCAGATGCCGCTCTATCCCGGCACCGGCGCCAAGGATGAAAAGGGCAAGCACAACACCATCGTCAATGCGCCGCTGTCGCCGAATGTCGGCAGCGATCACTTTCGCGAGGCATTCAAATCGCGCGTCCTGCCTGCCCTTGACGATTTCCGGCCGGATCTCATCATCATCTCCGCCGGCTTCGACGCGCATCACCGCGATCCGCTGGCGCAGATCAATCTGACCGGCGAGGATTTCGACTGGGCGACCGGGCGCGTGCTGGAACTCGCAGACCGATACGCGAAGAACCGGGTCGTCAGCCTGCTCGAAGGCGGTTATGATCTCGAGGGACTCGCCGAATCGGCGGGCATGCATATTCTGAGAATGATGAAGGGTTGA
- a CDS encoding putative thioesterase protein (KEGG: rec:RHECIAT_CH0001011 putative thioesterase protein): protein MSQSKRPDVAEIRVPFRDVDMTGRMFLASYISYAESVLASFWSSRPDVDDEPVYSPSKVSCFLHRPLHYDEPATFTATIDKIGMHSIGFLVSIDTGEERAAEVEIIWQARTREDQSPASLPEETRDWLYRFLD, encoded by the coding sequence ATGAGTCAGTCGAAACGTCCTGATGTGGCGGAAATACGCGTGCCGTTTCGCGATGTCGATATGACCGGCCGGATGTTTCTGGCATCCTATATTTCCTATGCCGAGTCCGTGCTTGCGAGCTTCTGGTCCTCACGGCCCGATGTCGATGACGAACCCGTCTATAGTCCCAGCAAGGTTTCCTGCTTTCTCCACCGTCCGCTCCACTACGACGAGCCGGCAACCTTCACCGCCACCATCGACAAGATCGGCATGCATTCCATCGGCTTCCTCGTTTCGATCGACACCGGGGAGGAGCGTGCCGCCGAGGTCGAGATCATCTGGCAGGCCCGCACCCGCGAGGACCAGTCGCCGGCCTCGCTGCCGGAGGAAACGCGCGACTGGCTTTATCGGTTTTTGGATTAG